A window of Deltaproteobacteria bacterium contains these coding sequences:
- the rpsS gene encoding 30S ribosomal protein S19, producing the protein MARSLKKGPFVDLHLMKKVEEMNKGGQKKAIKTWSRRSTIVPEFVGHTFAVHNGRKFVPVFITENMVDYKLGEFSPTRTFHAHPGLKKAKESK; encoded by the coding sequence ATGGCCCGTAGCCTAAAAAAAGGCCCGTTTGTTGACTTGCATTTAATGAAAAAAGTCGAGGAAATGAATAAGGGTGGACAAAAGAAAGCGATAAAAACTTGGTCACGGCGCTCAACTATCGTTCCTGAATTTGTGGGACATACTTTTGCTGTGCATAACGGCAGAAAGTTCGTACCAGTATTTATCACTGAGAATATGGTTGACTATAAACTTGGCGAATTCTCCCCTACGCGTACTTTTCATGCGCATCCGGGTTTAAAGAAAGCCAAAGAGTCAAAGTAA
- the rplB gene encoding 50S ribosomal protein L2, which produces MGIRDYKPTSPSRRAMTVSDFNELTQSSNKPERKLTKSLHRRAGRSTNGTISVRFKGGGHKRRYRIIDFRREKIDVPAKVTSIEYDPNRSARIALLNYADGEKRYIIAPVGLEKGAMVISSDKADIKPGNCLPLSAMPAGTMIHAIELKPGKGAQIVRSAGTSAQLMAREGGYALLRLPSGELRKVQDSCRACVGQVGNIDHENINIGKAGRTRWLGKTPHNRGVTMNPVDHPLGGGEGKSKGGRNPVTPWGKPTRGQKTRRNKATDKFIVARRSKKKKRG; this is translated from the coding sequence ATGGGTATCAGAGATTATAAACCAACATCGCCGAGTCGACGTGCGATGACAGTTTCAGATTTCAATGAGTTAACTCAATCTTCAAACAAGCCGGAGCGCAAGCTTACCAAAAGTCTACATAGACGTGCTGGCAGATCTACTAATGGTACTATTAGTGTTCGCTTTAAAGGTGGCGGTCATAAACGCCGCTACCGTATAATAGATTTTCGCAGAGAGAAAATCGATGTACCAGCTAAAGTAACCAGTATTGAATATGATCCAAATCGTTCAGCTCGTATTGCTTTACTAAATTATGCCGATGGTGAAAAACGTTATATCATTGCACCTGTAGGCCTTGAAAAAGGCGCGATGGTAATTTCTAGCGATAAGGCAGATATTAAGCCTGGAAATTGCTTGCCCTTATCAGCAATGCCGGCAGGTACAATGATTCATGCCATTGAACTCAAACCCGGCAAAGGTGCCCAAATAGTACGCTCTGCAGGTACCAGTGCACAATTAATGGCTCGCGAAGGTGGTTATGCACTACTTCGTTTGCCTTCTGGTGAATTGCGTAAAGTACAAGACAGCTGCAGAGCTTGCGTTGGTCAAGTTGGAAATATTGATCACGAAAACATAAATATTGGTAAAGCAGGAAGAACGCGATGGTTAGGCAAAACACCACATAATCGTGGTGTTACCATGAATCCGGTCGATCATCCTCTTGGTGGTGGTGAAGGTAAGAGCAAGGGTGGTCGTAATCCGGTAACTCCTTGGGGTAAACCTACTCGCGGTCAAAAAACACGTCGTAATAAAGCGACCGATAAATTTATCGTCGCACGACGTTCCAAGAAGAAGAAGAGAGGTTAA
- the rplW gene encoding 50S ribosomal protein L23, whose product MRPCDILIRPIITERATALKDRFNQVVFEVAKAANKNQIREAVEGIYGVGVSAVRTSIVHGKLKRRGRSIGKLPNWKKAVVTLKQGDNIDFFATE is encoded by the coding sequence ATGAGACCTTGCGATATTCTCATTAGGCCTATAATCACCGAGCGTGCTACGGCCTTGAAAGATCGGTTTAACCAAGTGGTTTTTGAGGTTGCAAAAGCAGCCAATAAAAACCAAATCAGAGAAGCCGTTGAAGGTATCTATGGCGTAGGCGTATCAGCAGTACGTACAAGTATTGTACACGGAAAACTTAAACGTCGCGGTCGTAGTATTGGCAAACTTCCTAATTGGAAAAAAGCGGTTGTTACCCTAAAACAAGGTGACAATATCGACTTTTTCGCAACGGAGTAA
- the rplD gene encoding 50S ribosomal protein L4 — protein MQVDVLNIEKQKVGSIELPDDIFAVEISDAVVWEQIKAQLASRRRGTHATKKRGEVSGGGIKPYKQKGTGRARQGSSRAPNHVGGGKVFGPQPRDYSYRLPRSARKAALKSALTMKAKEGLVVIDKIDLAIPKTKELTSILDRLEIKNALIVDNENINLKKSARNLDSNIEYKSKYLLPNALNVYDIIGHKSLVLTESALAAVIARARGLSETNAGDRS, from the coding sequence ATGCAAGTCGATGTATTAAACATCGAAAAGCAAAAAGTCGGTAGCATAGAGTTACCTGACGATATATTCGCCGTAGAGATAAGCGACGCGGTGGTGTGGGAGCAGATCAAAGCACAGCTTGCAAGTAGGCGGCGCGGCACTCACGCAACCAAAAAACGTGGCGAAGTCTCTGGCGGTGGTATTAAACCATATAAACAAAAAGGCACAGGAAGAGCTCGACAAGGTTCGAGTCGTGCCCCTAATCACGTTGGTGGTGGCAAGGTATTTGGCCCACAACCAAGAGATTATTCGTATCGATTGCCTCGTTCTGCACGCAAAGCCGCATTAAAAAGTGCTTTGACAATGAAAGCCAAAGAAGGTTTGGTTGTGATCGATAAAATTGATTTGGCAATACCAAAAACAAAAGAGTTAACCAGTATACTTGATCGGCTTGAGATTAAGAACGCACTTATTGTCGATAATGAAAATATCAATTTAAAGAAGTCAGCTAGAAATCTTGATTCAAATATTGAATATAAGAGCAAATATCTTTTACCCAATGCATTAAATGTATACGACATCATTGGGCATAAGAGTTTAGTATTAACCGAAAGTGCTCTGGCAGCGGTAATTGCTCGTGCTCGTGGTTTGAGCGAAACGAATGCAGGTGATAGATCATGA